In Dermacentor albipictus isolate Rhodes 1998 colony chromosome 6, USDA_Dalb.pri_finalv2, whole genome shotgun sequence, the following proteins share a genomic window:
- the LOC135913289 gene encoding uncharacterized protein → MHSNEMQPDTELTGTTEQQDVSAVSIRLPPYWDRNPAVWFLQAESQFILSGVRTEQRKYHLVVSALSPTAAEEVADLLSGPPPATPYSDLKAALLERTTTSQRARMQQLLSAEDLGDRRPSQLLRRMRQLMSDNTTVSDDRLLRELFMQRLPVNVQMVLATATVMDLNSLASLADKVMEVVTPAVCNVTSSSTTASSAPQTSSSADSPIDVLCNRLDQLVCAAERHRTSPRHGRYRGSSRSRRPREERSRSQTPPRVCFYHRRFGQEARHCLRPCAWQGNQPADL, encoded by the coding sequence ATGCACAGCAACGAGATGCAACCAGACACTGAACTTACGGGCACGACCGAGCAACAAGACGTCTCTGCAGTTTCCATCCGACTCCCACCATACTGGGACCGCAACCCTGCAGTTTGGTTTCTTCAAGCGGAATCGCAATTTATTCTCTCTGGCGTTCGCACGGAACAACGCAAGTACCACCTAGTTGTTTCGGCACTGTCGCCTACTGCTGCAGAAGAAGTTGCCGACCTGCTTTCTGGACCGCCTCCCGCCACTCCATACAGCGATCTTAAGGCTGCCCTTCTCGAGCGCACAACAACATCGCAGCGAGCCCGCATGCAACAGTTGCTCTCCGCAGAGGACTTGGGAGACCGTCGGCCAAGCCAGCTCCTTCGCCGTATGCGACAGCTCATGAGCGACAACACAACTGTAAGCGATGACCGCCTCCTGCGGGAACTGTTCATGCAGCGCCTTCCAGTAAACGTTCAGATGGTACTCGCTACAGCCACGGTGATGGACCTCAACAGCCTGGCCAGCTTGGCGGACAAAGTCATGGAGGTGGTGACGCCAGCGGTGTGCAACGTAACATCATCAAGCACCACTGCGAGTTCAGCCCCGCAAACATCATCCTCCGCCGATTCTCCCATCGACGTGCTCTGCAATCGCCTTGATCAATTAGTTTGTGCTGCGGAGCGTCATCGCACTTCACCCCGTCACGGAAGGTACCGCGGCTCGAGTAGATCACGGCGTCCAAGAGAAGAACGCTCCCGGTCTCAAACGCCACCACGGGTATGCTTTTATCACCGCCGCTTCGGGCAGGAGGCGCGCCACTGCCTCCGTCCTTGTGCATGGCAGGGAAACCAGCCGGCCGACCTTTAA